One part of the Stigmatella aurantiaca genome encodes these proteins:
- a CDS encoding myxosortase-dependent M36 family metallopeptidase → MKQWVSALSGLVLAVSGTAANGKDLPNIDASQKGASSLRKDSHVQAQASGLRVSQFGARAGESAFLWGNRTAVDERLQSALRRMSPEQAARVHLGRVAPLYNLSAEVAQSAPASVHPLLPGRDASLVTFQQKVDGIEVFRSALTLALNDRHELISLSGAFSPHAPASTKGRKLRFTLDAPRAISAAYEDLNGQAIDAISLEAVGKAQGPYTSYRFTAASNARYSAKMMAPARVKQVFFPLAERLVPAWYVELNTGAAGSSEGDYYAYVIAADNGKVLFRNNLTVSDAFSYRVWAQSTAPFLPDDGPQGTVGTPHPTGMPDGYQPPFVAPNLVTLQNAPFSRNDPWLPANATETVGNNVDAYADISGDDGLDDVDFRASVTAPKVFDRVYDVTQEPDATTGQQMAAITQLFFANNFFHDWYYDSGFTEAAGNAQEDNFGRGGFGNDSLRAEAQDSSGLNNANMSTPADGASPRMQMYLFTPNTETTFTVTAPGSIAGEYTPGVADFGPTAFSVSGNVVLVQDAGGASPTDGCETPFTNAAAVAGNIALIDRGNCNFAIKALNAQAAGAIGVLIANNAPGAAPGLGGTDPAITTPTLSLSQADGATIKGALIGGPVSVVMFREAAPYRDGSIDNSIVAHEWGHYISNRLIADGSGLSNNQGRSMGEGWADMHALLMMARESDEALPGNEGFKGAYAVAGYVSGGGGNDGYYFGLRRYPYSTDFSRNPLTFKHIQAGVALPATAPINPDLVGTNNAEYHNAGEVWTSMLWEAYTSLLKDKPRLTFAQAQQRMKAYIVAGYKLTPPSPTFIEARDAILAAAYLGDPADFKLIYSAFARRGAGLRAVAPSRSSTTHAGVVESFLTGKDVELGGAELIENEGSCDDDGVLDNGESGVIRLTIYNTGDATVNATTATVTSSDPGVTLANGGLLTFPAIQPFASATVDVGVSLNGPQEVRTLTFQIAYRDAEQSIPGDRTAAFQVRANTDDALNASASDDFEANVSPWTVGRDPNLGDYYPWFRYEETANEHYFYGVDAPETADIYLISPPLQVSASGSFSFTFEHRYAFEYGADDFGDLYFFDGGVIEISTDGGLTWADIGEQASPGYDAVLEAGGDNPLEQREAFAGVSAGYPAWIPATVNLGSSFAGQTVRIRFRIGTDLAVGSVGWDVENVSFSGITNTPFNKLVAETEQCVPNTPPVANAGPDQTVDERTPVTLNGSASSDPEGEPLTYAWTQTAGPTAALTGANTASPTFTAPEVTASTALTFRLTVSDGDLTHSDTVTITVNNVNRAPVANAGPDASVDERTTVTLNGSGTDPDGGTLTYAWTQTVGPTVTLSSATAAKPTFTAPEVTANTALTFQLTVSDGTLTSSDTVTITVRNVNRTPVANAGPDQTVDEGATVTLAGNGTDADGDTVTYAWTQTAGPTVALSSATVASPTFTAPDVTANTTLTFSLRVSDGTATSSADTVNIIVRNVNRAPVANAGPDQTVNERAAVTLDGSGSTDPDGSTVTYAWTQTAGPTVTLSSTTAAKPTFTAPEVEADTALTFQLTVSDGTLTHSDTVTITVENDNRAPVANAGPAQTVDERTEVTLAGSGTDADGDTLTYAWTQTAGPAVTLSSATVANPTFTAPEVAADTELTFSLVVSDGNASSEPSTVTITVRDVNRAPVADAGADQSVQEGTEVRLAGTATDPDGDALTYAWTQTAGPSVTLTGADAAGATFTAPDVDADTVLTFTFKVTDAKGLSSEDTVSITVTAKTGGGDGDGDGDGDGDGDGGDDGDEGCGCATDSGAGPLMPLLMLGMVVLSRRRLFSR, encoded by the coding sequence GTGAAGCAATGGGTTTCGGCCTTGTCAGGCCTGGTGCTGGCCGTCTCGGGGACGGCAGCAAATGGGAAGGATCTTCCCAATATTGATGCGTCTCAAAAGGGCGCATCGTCTCTGCGCAAGGACAGCCATGTCCAGGCGCAGGCTTCGGGCCTGCGCGTCTCCCAGTTCGGAGCGCGTGCGGGGGAATCGGCGTTCCTGTGGGGAAACCGGACGGCGGTCGACGAGCGGCTCCAGTCGGCCCTGCGGCGCATGTCGCCGGAGCAGGCCGCGCGCGTGCACCTGGGCCGGGTGGCCCCGCTCTACAACCTGTCCGCCGAGGTGGCGCAGTCGGCGCCCGCGAGCGTGCATCCGCTGCTCCCGGGGCGTGACGCCTCGCTGGTGACCTTCCAGCAGAAGGTGGACGGCATCGAGGTGTTCCGCAGCGCGCTCACGCTGGCGCTGAACGACCGGCACGAGCTGATCTCGCTCTCGGGCGCCTTCTCCCCGCATGCGCCGGCCAGCACGAAGGGCCGCAAGCTGCGCTTCACCCTGGATGCCCCGCGCGCCATCTCCGCGGCCTACGAGGACCTCAACGGCCAGGCCATCGACGCCATCAGCCTCGAGGCGGTGGGCAAGGCGCAGGGCCCGTATACCTCGTACCGCTTCACCGCCGCCTCCAACGCCCGCTACTCGGCGAAGATGATGGCGCCGGCGCGCGTGAAGCAGGTCTTCTTCCCGCTGGCCGAGCGGCTCGTGCCCGCGTGGTACGTGGAGCTGAACACCGGCGCGGCGGGCTCGTCCGAGGGCGACTACTACGCGTACGTCATCGCCGCGGACAACGGCAAGGTGCTCTTCCGCAACAACCTGACCGTCTCCGACGCCTTCTCCTACCGCGTGTGGGCGCAGAGCACGGCCCCCTTCCTGCCGGACGATGGTCCGCAGGGCACCGTGGGCACCCCGCACCCCACGGGCATGCCGGACGGCTACCAGCCGCCCTTCGTTGCCCCCAACCTCGTCACGTTGCAGAACGCGCCCTTCAGCCGGAATGATCCCTGGCTGCCGGCCAACGCGACCGAGACCGTGGGCAACAACGTGGACGCGTACGCCGACATCTCGGGCGACGACGGCCTGGATGACGTGGACTTCCGCGCCTCCGTCACCGCGCCCAAGGTGTTCGACCGCGTCTACGACGTGACCCAGGAGCCGGACGCCACCACGGGCCAGCAGATGGCGGCCATCACCCAGCTCTTCTTCGCCAACAACTTCTTCCACGACTGGTACTACGACTCGGGCTTCACCGAGGCGGCGGGTAACGCGCAGGAGGACAACTTCGGCCGGGGCGGCTTTGGCAACGACAGCCTCCGGGCCGAGGCGCAGGACTCCAGCGGGCTGAACAACGCCAACATGTCCACGCCGGCGGACGGTGCCTCGCCGCGCATGCAGATGTACCTGTTCACCCCGAACACGGAGACCACCTTCACGGTGACCGCTCCGGGGTCCATCGCGGGCGAGTACACGCCGGGCGTGGCCGACTTCGGGCCCACGGCCTTCAGCGTCTCGGGCAACGTCGTGCTCGTGCAGGACGCGGGCGGGGCCTCCCCCACGGACGGCTGCGAGACGCCGTTCACCAACGCCGCCGCGGTGGCGGGCAACATCGCCCTGATTGACCGTGGCAACTGCAACTTCGCCATCAAGGCGCTGAACGCCCAGGCCGCCGGGGCCATCGGTGTCCTCATCGCCAACAACGCCCCTGGCGCCGCGCCGGGCCTGGGCGGCACCGACCCGGCCATCACCACGCCCACCCTGTCGCTGAGCCAGGCCGATGGCGCCACCATCAAGGGCGCGCTGATCGGCGGCCCGGTGTCGGTGGTGATGTTCCGCGAGGCGGCGCCCTACCGCGACGGCTCGATCGACAACAGCATCGTGGCGCACGAGTGGGGCCACTACATCAGCAACCGCCTCATCGCCGACGGCAGCGGTCTGTCGAACAACCAGGGCCGCTCCATGGGCGAGGGTTGGGCCGACATGCACGCGCTGCTGATGATGGCGCGTGAGTCGGACGAGGCCCTGCCGGGCAACGAGGGCTTCAAGGGCGCCTACGCCGTCGCGGGCTACGTCTCCGGTGGCGGAGGCAACGATGGGTACTACTTCGGCCTGCGCCGCTACCCGTACTCCACGGACTTCAGCCGCAACCCACTGACCTTCAAGCACATCCAGGCGGGCGTGGCCCTGCCGGCCACCGCTCCCATCAACCCGGACCTGGTGGGCACCAACAACGCCGAGTACCACAACGCCGGCGAGGTGTGGACCTCGATGCTCTGGGAGGCCTACACCTCCTTGCTCAAGGACAAGCCGCGCCTGACGTTCGCGCAGGCCCAGCAGCGGATGAAGGCCTACATCGTGGCGGGCTACAAGCTGACCCCGCCCTCGCCGACCTTCATCGAGGCGCGTGACGCCATCCTGGCGGCCGCGTACCTGGGTGACCCGGCGGACTTCAAGCTCATCTACTCCGCCTTCGCCCGCCGTGGCGCGGGTCTCCGGGCCGTGGCGCCTTCCCGCTCCTCGACGACGCACGCGGGCGTGGTGGAGAGCTTCCTCACCGGCAAGGACGTGGAGCTGGGTGGGGCCGAGCTCATCGAGAACGAGGGCAGCTGCGACGATGACGGCGTGCTCGACAACGGCGAGAGCGGCGTCATCCGCCTGACCATCTACAACACCGGTGACGCGACGGTGAACGCGACCACCGCCACCGTGACGAGTTCGGATCCGGGCGTCACCCTGGCCAACGGGGGCTTGCTCACCTTCCCGGCCATCCAGCCGTTCGCCTCGGCCACGGTGGATGTGGGCGTGTCGCTCAATGGCCCGCAGGAGGTGCGCACCCTCACCTTCCAGATCGCCTACCGCGACGCGGAGCAGTCCATCCCGGGCGACCGGACGGCGGCTTTCCAGGTGCGTGCCAACACGGACGACGCCCTGAACGCCTCCGCCTCGGATGACTTCGAGGCCAACGTGAGCCCCTGGACCGTGGGCCGGGACCCGAACCTGGGCGACTACTACCCCTGGTTCCGCTACGAGGAGACGGCCAACGAGCACTACTTCTACGGTGTGGACGCGCCCGAGACGGCGGACATCTACCTCATCTCGCCGCCGCTGCAGGTCTCGGCGTCGGGCAGCTTCAGCTTCACGTTCGAGCACCGCTACGCCTTCGAGTACGGCGCCGATGACTTTGGTGACCTGTACTTCTTCGACGGCGGCGTCATCGAGATCAGCACGGACGGCGGCCTGACGTGGGCGGACATCGGCGAGCAGGCGTCGCCGGGCTACGACGCGGTCCTTGAGGCGGGCGGCGACAACCCGCTGGAGCAGCGTGAGGCCTTCGCGGGCGTGAGCGCGGGCTACCCGGCGTGGATTCCCGCCACCGTCAACCTGGGCTCGTCGTTCGCGGGCCAGACCGTCCGGATCCGCTTCCGCATCGGTACGGACCTGGCCGTGGGCTCGGTGGGCTGGGATGTGGAGAACGTCAGCTTCTCGGGCATCACCAACACGCCCTTCAACAAGCTGGTCGCGGAGACCGAGCAGTGCGTGCCCAACACCCCGCCGGTGGCCAACGCGGGCCCGGACCAGACGGTGGACGAGCGCACCCCGGTGACGCTGAACGGCAGCGCTTCCTCGGATCCCGAGGGCGAGCCGCTGACGTACGCGTGGACCCAGACGGCGGGCCCCACGGCGGCGCTCACCGGCGCCAACACCGCCAGCCCCACCTTCACCGCCCCGGAAGTGACGGCCAGCACCGCGCTCACCTTCCGGCTCACGGTGAGCGACGGGGACCTCACGCACTCCGACACGGTGACCATCACCGTGAACAACGTGAACCGCGCGCCGGTGGCCAACGCGGGCCCGGACGCGTCGGTGGATGAGCGCACCACGGTGACGCTGAACGGCAGCGGCACGGATCCGGACGGCGGCACGCTGACGTACGCGTGGACCCAAACGGTGGGCCCCACGGTGACGCTCAGCAGCGCCACGGCCGCCAAGCCCACCTTCACGGCGCCGGAAGTGACGGCCAACACCGCGCTCACCTTCCAGCTCACGGTGAGCGACGGCACGCTGACCAGCTCCGACACGGTGACCATCACCGTGCGCAACGTGAACCGCACGCCGGTGGCCAACGCGGGCCCGGACCAGACGGTGGACGAGGGCGCCACGGTGACGCTGGCGGGTAACGGCACGGACGCGGATGGCGACACGGTGACGTACGCGTGGACGCAGACGGCGGGCCCCACGGTGGCGCTCAGCAGCGCCACGGTGGCCAGCCCCACCTTCACCGCTCCGGACGTGACGGCCAACACCACGCTCACCTTCAGCCTTCGGGTGAGCGACGGCACGGCGACCAGCTCCGCCGACACGGTGAACATCATCGTGCGCAACGTGAACCGCGCGCCGGTGGCCAACGCGGGCCCGGACCAGACGGTGAACGAGCGCGCCGCGGTGACGCTGGATGGCAGCGGCTCCACGGATCCGGACGGCTCCACGGTGACGTACGCGTGGACCCAGACGGCGGGCCCCACGGTGACGCTCAGCAGCACCACGGCGGCCAAGCCCACCTTCACGGCGCCGGAAGTGGAGGCCGACACGGCCCTCACCTTCCAGCTCACGGTGAGCGACGGTACGCTGACCCACTCCGACACGGTGACCATCACCGTGGAGAACGACAACCGGGCGCCGGTGGCCAACGCGGGCCCTGCGCAGACGGTGGACGAGCGCACCGAGGTGACGCTGGCGGGCAGCGGCACGGACGCGGATGGTGACACGCTGACGTACGCGTGGACCCAGACGGCGGGCCCGGCGGTGACGCTCAGCAGCGCCACGGTGGCCAACCCCACCTTCACGGCCCCTGAGGTGGCGGCGGACACGGAGCTGACCTTCAGCCTGGTGGTCAGCGACGGAAACGCCTCCTCCGAGCCCAGCACGGTCACCATCACGGTTCGCGATGTGAACCGTGCGCCGGTGGCCGATGCGGGCGCCGACCAGAGCGTGCAGGAGGGCACGGAGGTGCGCCTGGCCGGGACCGCCACGGATCCGGACGGGGATGCGCTGACGTACGCCTGGACGCAGACGGCGGGTCCGTCGGTGACGCTCACGGGGGCGGATGCCGCCGGGGCCACCTTCACCGCGCCGGATGTGGACGCCGACACGGTGCTCACCTTCACCTTCAAGGTGACGGATGCGAAGGGCCTGAGCAGCGAGGACACGGTCTCCATCACGGTGACGGCGAAGACCGGCGGCGGCGATGGCGACGGCGACGGCGACGGCGACGGCGATGGCGATGGCGGTGACGACGGGGACGAGGGCTGCGGTTGTGCCACCGACTCGGGCGCCGGTCCGCTCATGCCGCTGCTGATGCTCGGCATGGTGGTGCTGAGCCGCCGCCGGCTGTTCTCGCGGTAA
- a CDS encoding ATP-binding protein: MRFRRETTPLLEGRGPSAREEWVMLRGIRSAEGALIDFECVKASAGLERQEGDAVLPLPGRRLLEASPWADGCGLFELCVRAVEDQVPEVARFTGGEPPAAVQVRVRAAPGQGGLTLFWEESAEPLEAPSQDLAVLRALLEGSPDAVFAKNLEGQYVLLNPTAARALGRPAGQVLGCDREASVPRRQELEQDVEGRCRERFIGMLGHDLGNPLLAIRLTSAALLARDALPPDVRRGLERIEGSAGRMARMVRQLLDFTRARVGRGMPLRPGEVALDEVCRQVIGELELASPGREIRLETRGNCRGFWDLERIAQVLSNLVANALQHSPAGTPIRVSLEGVDSLQRIEVHNTGQPIPEALRPRLFEPFLRAERGPAASPGGGLGLGLYIVAQIVQSHGGCVEVSSTAEDGTRFIVLLPRAVPAAGGTVEEGTLPRQAYRGVAS; the protein is encoded by the coding sequence ATGCGATTCCGGAGAGAGACGACGCCGCTGCTGGAGGGGAGAGGCCCGTCCGCGCGGGAGGAGTGGGTGATGCTTAGGGGGATTCGCTCCGCCGAAGGAGCCCTGATCGACTTCGAGTGCGTGAAGGCCTCTGCCGGTCTGGAGCGGCAGGAGGGAGACGCCGTCTTGCCCCTTCCGGGCCGGCGGCTGCTGGAGGCCTCGCCCTGGGCGGATGGATGCGGTCTCTTCGAGTTGTGCGTGCGGGCCGTGGAGGATCAGGTGCCGGAGGTGGCGCGGTTCACGGGCGGGGAGCCACCGGCGGCCGTCCAGGTGCGGGTGCGAGCGGCTCCTGGGCAGGGCGGGCTCACGCTCTTCTGGGAGGAGAGCGCCGAACCGCTGGAGGCGCCGTCGCAGGACCTCGCGGTGCTACGAGCCCTTCTTGAGGGCAGCCCGGATGCCGTGTTCGCGAAGAACCTGGAGGGGCAGTACGTCCTGCTCAATCCCACGGCGGCGAGGGCCTTGGGACGGCCTGCCGGGCAGGTGCTGGGCTGTGACCGGGAGGCCTCGGTGCCGCGGCGCCAGGAGCTGGAGCAGGACGTGGAGGGCCGGTGCCGCGAGCGCTTCATCGGGATGCTGGGCCATGATCTGGGCAATCCGCTGTTGGCGATCCGGCTCACCTCGGCGGCGCTGCTGGCCCGGGACGCGTTACCGCCGGACGTGCGGCGAGGGCTGGAGCGCATCGAGGGCAGCGCTGGGCGGATGGCGAGGATGGTGCGGCAGTTGCTGGACTTTACCCGGGCGCGCGTGGGCAGAGGAATGCCGCTGCGACCGGGAGAGGTCGCCCTGGACGAGGTGTGCCGGCAAGTCATCGGCGAACTGGAGCTGGCCTCGCCTGGACGGGAGATCCGGCTGGAGACGCGTGGAAATTGCCGGGGCTTCTGGGACCTCGAGCGCATCGCCCAGGTGCTGTCCAACCTGGTGGCCAATGCGCTCCAGCACAGCCCGGCGGGAACGCCCATCCGCGTGAGCTTGGAAGGGGTGGACTCCCTGCAGCGCATCGAGGTGCACAACACCGGGCAGCCCATTCCGGAAGCGCTCCGCCCGCGGCTCTTCGAGCCGTTCCTTCGCGCCGAGCGGGGACCGGCCGCTTCTCCCGGGGGGGGGCTGGGACTGGGGCTCTACATCGTCGCGCAGATCGTCCAGTCTCATGGAGGATGTGTCGAGGTCAGCTCCACGGCCGAGGACGGAACCCGGTTCATCGTGCTGCTTCCGCGCGCGGTGCCGGCTGCGGGGGGCACGGTGGAGGAAGGCACCTTGCCGCGGCAGGCGTACCGGGGGGTGGCCAGCTGA
- a CDS encoding DUF6896 domain-containing protein encodes MDEGRSAAEGWTLLRRFVSLQAELLRALMQGSSGAEAFRAAQRLPRHGELQVRGERWRFHRHGGGVGFEGTDSRRVVDAHRALGTPESFDAWRLMLYLESIGVNAVHLGAREFLTDDERELEQWLAELEGLGLVRREPREVRMWRLAPQH; translated from the coding sequence ATGGATGAGGGACGGTCAGCGGCGGAAGGGTGGACGTTGCTTCGCCGGTTCGTCTCACTCCAGGCCGAGCTGCTCCGGGCTTTGATGCAGGGCTCCTCCGGCGCCGAGGCCTTCCGGGCGGCCCAGCGGCTTCCCCGTCACGGCGAGCTGCAGGTCCGGGGTGAGCGTTGGCGGTTCCACCGGCATGGCGGCGGCGTGGGCTTCGAGGGCACGGACTCGCGGCGGGTGGTGGATGCCCACCGGGCCCTGGGGACGCCCGAGTCCTTCGATGCCTGGCGGTTGATGCTGTACCTGGAGTCCATCGGTGTGAATGCCGTCCACCTGGGGGCCCGGGAGTTCTTGACGGACGACGAGCGCGAGCTCGAGCAGTGGCTGGCGGAGCTGGAGGGCCTGGGGCTCGTCCGGCGCGAGCCGCGCGAGGTCCGCATGTGGCGGCTCGCCCCCCAGCATTGA
- the mfd gene encoding transcription-repair coupling factor, whose translation MDTPFSQAAGSEALRGGTPPSGDPFPRLLERLRPGQRVRTQGLHGAARGHVLARLSRTLKAPLVCVAADEEAADALASDLAFFLGGNGSLLAPRVLRLPGDEVLPYDELSPEPRVVSERLGSLFHLSQGTRFPALVLSVRALLRRVLPVSTMASLAERITTGQDFDRDSLARKLVLMGYQSSPLVEDPGTFSVRGGILDVFSPLYDRPVRLEFFGDTIESIRVFDPDNQRTVDSLKEVYLVPARELLLTEETRARAEATARAVADHINLPTIKLRERLEALREGLPGFGLEGLLPGFFEGGLSTVFDYLRLWGQEPLVYLDDPVGLDRAASDLWEELERTHQEADARQDLTLPPAQHFLTREQADAQLAGWRVFEGGGLALTPSEQPPVLFAFGGTQDLREAILAHHGEEGALTPLVERLQRWRDMHMACAIACGTLSQADRLKRLLLDRNLMVRIHEESLTDAAKLYEPSVYAHLFTGEVSHGFVDGAGGLAVLADEEIFGVRARRRVRRSKKTEAFGAGFKDLKEGDLIVHTDFGIGRYAGLTKMQVNGVPGDFLVLEYAGRDKIYLPVGRMRLIQKFTGGDPSQVQLDKLGTPGWEKTKKRVKEQLLKMAAELLQLAAARKAHPGHAFSAPDRYFAQFEADFEFEETPDQAKAIEDVLADMQKPVPMDRLVCGDVGYGKTEVAMRAAFKAALDRKQVAVLVPTTVLAQQHFLSFKKRFKDYPITVEVISGLKKPPEVRELLKRAKEGKVDVLLGTHKLLGGDVAFKDLGLLIVDEEQRFGVKQKEQLKRLRTQVDVLTLTATPIPRTLHMSMSGVRDMSIIATPPQDRRSIRTFVMKFDPQVIKEAIEREVARGGQVFFVHNRVQSIASMEKLLKELVPNIRIGVAHGQMGEGQLEKVMLAFTEKQHQVLLCTSIIESGIDISSANTMIINRADAFGLAQLYQLRGRVGRSKERAYAYLLVPARRAVTRDAQRRLEVLQNFTELGAGFSIASHDLEIRGAGNLLGDKQSGAIAEIGFDMYAQLLEEAVAEMQGQPPRVQVEPDITLSMPALIPDDYVPDVHQRLVFYKRFSQASHPDEVTDLRAELVDRFGEAPDEVDTLSEVTLLKIDMRDLRLRALEGGTSRLVVTLGADALLDGPKVAALVQRSKGVYRLTPDMKLIVRVQEGTQGPALIAEAKKVLRDLSACALPQA comes from the coding sequence ATGGATACACCTTTCAGCCAGGCAGCCGGTTCAGAGGCATTGCGCGGGGGCACCCCTCCGTCGGGAGATCCTTTCCCCCGGTTGCTGGAACGGCTCCGGCCCGGGCAGCGTGTCCGGACCCAGGGCCTGCATGGCGCCGCGCGCGGTCACGTCCTCGCCCGCCTCTCCAGGACCCTCAAGGCCCCGCTTGTCTGCGTCGCGGCGGACGAGGAAGCAGCCGATGCGCTGGCCAGTGACCTGGCCTTCTTCCTGGGGGGCAATGGCTCCCTGCTCGCCCCCCGCGTGCTCCGCCTGCCGGGCGACGAGGTGCTCCCCTACGACGAACTCTCGCCCGAGCCCCGCGTCGTCAGCGAGCGCCTGGGAAGCCTCTTTCACCTGAGCCAGGGCACGCGCTTCCCCGCGCTGGTGCTCTCCGTGCGCGCCCTCCTGCGCCGCGTCCTGCCCGTGTCCACGATGGCTTCCCTGGCGGAGCGCATCACCACCGGCCAGGACTTCGACCGGGACTCGCTTGCCCGCAAGCTCGTCCTCATGGGCTACCAGTCCAGCCCGCTCGTGGAGGACCCGGGGACCTTCTCCGTGCGCGGCGGCATCCTGGATGTATTCAGCCCCCTCTATGACCGGCCCGTGCGGCTCGAGTTCTTCGGGGACACCATCGAGTCCATCCGCGTCTTCGACCCGGACAACCAGCGCACCGTGGACTCGCTCAAGGAGGTGTACCTGGTGCCCGCGCGCGAGCTGCTCCTCACCGAGGAGACGCGCGCCCGGGCCGAGGCCACCGCCCGCGCCGTGGCCGACCACATCAACCTGCCCACCATCAAGCTGCGCGAGCGTCTGGAGGCCCTGCGCGAGGGGCTGCCCGGCTTTGGCCTGGAGGGGCTGCTCCCCGGCTTCTTCGAGGGAGGGCTGTCCACCGTCTTTGATTACCTGCGCCTGTGGGGGCAGGAGCCCCTCGTCTACCTCGATGATCCGGTGGGGTTGGACCGGGCCGCCAGCGACCTGTGGGAGGAGCTGGAGCGCACCCACCAGGAGGCCGACGCCCGCCAGGACCTGACGCTCCCCCCCGCCCAGCACTTCCTCACCCGCGAACAAGCCGATGCGCAGCTGGCCGGCTGGCGCGTGTTCGAGGGCGGCGGCCTGGCGTTGACGCCCAGCGAGCAGCCTCCGGTGCTCTTCGCCTTTGGCGGGACACAGGACCTGCGCGAGGCCATCCTCGCCCACCACGGCGAAGAGGGCGCCCTCACCCCGCTGGTGGAGCGCCTCCAGCGGTGGCGGGACATGCACATGGCGTGCGCCATCGCCTGTGGCACCCTGAGCCAGGCGGATCGCCTCAAGCGTCTGCTGCTGGACCGCAACCTCATGGTCCGCATCCACGAGGAGTCCCTCACGGACGCGGCCAAGCTCTACGAGCCCTCCGTCTACGCCCACCTCTTCACGGGCGAGGTGAGCCACGGCTTCGTGGACGGCGCCGGGGGGCTCGCGGTGCTCGCCGACGAGGAGATTTTCGGCGTGCGCGCCCGGCGCCGCGTCCGCCGCTCCAAGAAGACGGAGGCCTTCGGCGCGGGCTTCAAGGACCTCAAGGAGGGGGACCTCATCGTCCACACCGACTTCGGCATCGGCCGCTACGCGGGCCTGACGAAGATGCAGGTGAACGGCGTGCCCGGGGACTTCCTCGTCCTGGAGTACGCGGGCCGGGACAAGATCTACCTGCCGGTGGGCCGCATGCGGCTCATCCAGAAGTTCACCGGCGGAGACCCCAGCCAGGTCCAGCTCGACAAGCTGGGCACCCCCGGCTGGGAGAAGACCAAGAAGCGCGTCAAGGAACAGCTCCTCAAGATGGCCGCGGAGCTGCTCCAGCTCGCCGCCGCGCGCAAGGCCCACCCCGGCCATGCCTTCTCCGCGCCGGACCGCTACTTCGCCCAGTTCGAGGCGGACTTCGAGTTCGAGGAGACCCCCGACCAGGCCAAGGCCATCGAGGATGTGCTCGCGGACATGCAGAAGCCCGTCCCCATGGACCGGCTCGTCTGCGGCGACGTGGGCTACGGCAAGACCGAGGTGGCCATGCGCGCCGCCTTCAAGGCCGCGCTCGACCGCAAGCAGGTGGCGGTGCTGGTGCCCACCACCGTGCTGGCCCAGCAGCACTTCCTGTCCTTCAAGAAGCGCTTCAAGGACTACCCCATCACCGTGGAGGTGATCTCCGGCCTCAAGAAGCCGCCCGAGGTGCGGGAGCTGCTCAAGCGCGCCAAGGAGGGGAAGGTCGACGTCCTGCTCGGCACGCACAAGCTGCTCGGCGGCGATGTGGCCTTCAAGGACCTGGGCCTGCTCATCGTCGACGAGGAGCAGCGCTTCGGCGTGAAGCAGAAGGAGCAGCTCAAGCGGCTGCGCACCCAGGTGGATGTGCTCACGCTGACGGCCACCCCCATTCCCCGCACGCTCCACATGTCCATGTCCGGCGTGCGCGACATGAGCATCATCGCCACCCCGCCGCAGGACCGGCGCTCCATCCGTACCTTCGTGATGAAGTTCGATCCCCAGGTCATCAAGGAGGCCATCGAGCGCGAGGTGGCCCGCGGCGGCCAGGTGTTCTTCGTCCACAACCGCGTGCAGTCCATCGCCTCCATGGAGAAGCTCCTCAAGGAGCTGGTGCCGAACATCCGCATCGGCGTGGCCCATGGCCAGATGGGCGAGGGCCAGCTCGAGAAGGTCATGCTGGCGTTCACCGAGAAGCAGCACCAGGTGCTCCTGTGCACCTCCATCATCGAGAGCGGCATCGACATCTCCAGCGCCAACACGATGATCATCAACCGCGCGGATGCGTTCGGCCTCGCCCAGCTCTACCAGCTGCGCGGGCGCGTGGGCCGCTCCAAGGAGCGCGCGTACGCGTACCTGCTCGTGCCCGCCCGGCGCGCCGTGACGCGCGATGCGCAGCGCCGCCTGGAGGTCCTCCAGAACTTCACCGAGCTGGGCGCGGGCTTCTCCATCGCCAGCCATGACCTGGAGATCCGCGGCGCGGGCAACCTGCTCGGCGACAAGCAGTCCGGCGCCATCGCGGAGATCGGCTTCGACATGTACGCCCAGCTCCTGGAAGAAGCCGTGGCGGAGATGCAGGGCCAGCCGCCCCGCGTCCAGGTGGAGCCCGACATCACCCTGTCCATGCCGGCCCTCATCCCGGACGACTACGTGCCGGACGTGCACCAGCGGCTCGTCTTCTACAAGCGCTTCAGCCAAGCCAGCCACCCGGACGAAGTCACGGACCTGCGCGCCGAGCTGGTGGACCGCTTCGGCGAGGCGCCCGACGAGGTGGACACCCTCTCGGAGGTGACGCTGCTGAAGATCGACATGCGCGACCTGCGGCTCCGTGCCCTGGAGGGCGGCACCAGCCGGCTGGTGGTGACGCTGGGGGCCGATGCCCTGCTGGATGGTCCCAAGGTGGCGGCGCTGGTGCAGCGCTCCAAGGGCGTCTACCGGCTCACCCCGGACATGAAGCTCATCGTCCGGGTGCAGGAGGGCACCCAGGGCCCCGCCCTCATCGCCGAGGCCAAGAAGGTGCTGAGAGACTTGAGCGCCTGCGCGCTTCCCCAGGCTTGA